A single Hemiscyllium ocellatum isolate sHemOce1 chromosome 18, sHemOce1.pat.X.cur, whole genome shotgun sequence DNA region contains:
- the LOC132824132 gene encoding ubiquitin-like FUBI-ribosomal protein eS30 fusion protein produces the protein MQLFLHAQKTHMLDVNGEETVRQIKAHVESLEGVSAVDQVLLLAGTPLDDDAIIGQCGINEHCSLEVVARLLGGKVHGSLASAGKVKGQTPKVAKQEKMKKKTGRAKRRMQYNRCFVNVVPCFGKRKGPNSNS, from the coding sequence ATGCAGCTGTTTCTACACGCTCAGAAGACCCACATGCTTGATGTGAATGGAGAAGAGACTGTTAGGCAAATTAAGGCCCATGTTGAATCCCTAGAAGGAGTCTCTGCTGTTGACCAAGTGCTCCTATTGGCTGGCACTCCCTTAGATGATGATGCCATCATAGGCCAATGTGGTATAAATGAGCACTGCTCACTAGAAGTAGTTGCTCGATTGCTGGGTGGCAAGGTCCATGGATCCCTTGCTAGTGCTGGGAAAGTGAAAGGTCAGACTCCCAAGGTTGCGAAACAAGAGAAGATGAAAAAGAAGACTGGCCGTGCAAAGAGGCGCATGCAATACAATCGTTGTTTTGTAAATGTTGTGCCATGCTTTGGAAAGAGGAAGGGACCAAATTCAAACTCCTAA